From Acidimicrobiales bacterium, the proteins below share one genomic window:
- the frr gene encoding ribosome recycling factor has protein sequence MSDDESLVGAVLDESREKMHKAVVHAQADFSTVRTGRASPAMVEKLKVDYYGTPVPLQQLAGFSVPEPKLLVITPFDKGSIKAIEKAIQQSDLNINPGNDGVVIRLAIPPLTEERRKEMVKVVKHKAEEARVAIRAIRRSARHDLESLEHDGDITADDLERAEKEMERVTHDHVAEIDRMLHHKEQELLEV, from the coding sequence ACGACGAATCGCTGGTCGGCGCGGTCCTGGACGAAAGCCGCGAGAAGATGCACAAGGCAGTCGTCCACGCCCAGGCCGACTTCAGCACCGTGCGCACCGGCCGGGCGTCGCCCGCCATGGTCGAGAAGCTGAAGGTCGACTACTACGGCACGCCCGTGCCGCTCCAGCAGCTGGCGGGCTTCAGCGTCCCCGAGCCGAAGCTGCTCGTCATCACCCCGTTCGACAAGGGCTCCATCAAGGCCATCGAGAAGGCCATCCAGCAGTCGGACCTCAACATCAATCCCGGCAACGACGGCGTCGTGATCCGGCTTGCCATCCCGCCCCTGACCGAGGAGCGGCGCAAGGAGATGGTGAAGGTCGTCAAGCACAAGGCGGAGGAGGCCCGGGTGGCGATCCGCGCCATCCGCCGCTCGGCCCGGCACGATCTCGAGAGCCTGGAGCACGACGGCGACATCACGGCGGACGACCTCGAGCGGGCCGAGAAGGAGATGGAGCGGGTCACCCACGATCACGTGGCCGAGATCGATCGGATGCTCCACCACAAGGAGCAGGAACTGCTCGAGGTGTGA